A region of Lacinutrix sp. Hel_I_90 DNA encodes the following proteins:
- a CDS encoding SulP family inorganic anion transporter, translating to MFKTLKNDLPASIVVFFVALPLCLGIALASGAPLFSGVIAGIIGGIIVGALSGSKIGVSGPAAGLAAIVLTAIGSLGGYQNFLVAVVLGGAIQIIFGILRLGIIGYYFPSSVIKGMLTGIGIIIILKQIPHFFGYDADPEGDFAFFQVDGENTFSEIINSVNNIQPGAALVGILGLAILVLWDKVLSKKGKIFQLIQGPLVAVVVGIIFYAVTQGNSVLSIENSHLVNVPVPDDLTSFIGQFSFPNFSIISNIDVWIVAFTIALVASLETLLCVEATDKLDPNKYVTPTNRELLAQGTGNIISGMIGGLPITQVIVRSSANIQSGGRSKMSAIIHGFLLLISVILIPRLLNMIPLSVLAAILLVVGYKLAKPGLFIKMYELGWKQSIPFAITVLGIVFIDLLWGIGLGLGVGIVVILIKSFQNSHFLHIEDKSNGQHNIKMTLAEEVTFFNKGAILKELDSLPRDTYLELDVRKTRYLDNDIIEILEDFAFKAKERNIDIRLISEKGIVENPESFIEFFKFRPKTA from the coding sequence ATGTTTAAAACGTTGAAGAATGACTTGCCAGCGAGTATAGTCGTGTTTTTTGTAGCTTTACCACTATGTTTAGGTATTGCCTTGGCCAGTGGAGCGCCATTATTTTCGGGAGTAATTGCAGGAATTATTGGTGGTATTATTGTTGGAGCCTTAAGTGGTTCTAAAATAGGTGTTAGTGGACCGGCAGCAGGTTTAGCAGCCATTGTATTAACAGCAATTGGCTCATTGGGAGGGTATCAAAATTTCCTTGTAGCGGTTGTTTTAGGAGGTGCTATTCAAATTATTTTTGGTATTTTAAGATTGGGAATTATTGGCTATTATTTTCCGTCTTCGGTAATTAAAGGAATGCTAACAGGTATTGGAATTATTATTATTCTTAAACAAATTCCACATTTTTTTGGTTATGATGCAGATCCCGAAGGTGATTTTGCCTTTTTTCAGGTCGACGGAGAAAATACCTTTTCAGAAATCATTAACTCTGTAAATAATATTCAACCAGGAGCCGCTTTGGTTGGTATCCTAGGCTTAGCTATTTTAGTGCTTTGGGACAAGGTGCTTTCTAAAAAAGGCAAGATATTTCAGTTAATTCAAGGGCCTTTAGTTGCTGTTGTGGTAGGTATTATCTTTTATGCTGTTACTCAAGGAAATTCTGTTTTATCGATTGAAAATTCACACTTGGTAAATGTTCCAGTTCCAGATGATTTAACCTCATTTATTGGGCAGTTTAGTTTTCCAAATTTTAGCATTATAAGTAATATAGACGTTTGGATAGTCGCCTTTACAATCGCTCTAGTGGCTAGTTTGGAAACACTCTTATGTGTTGAAGCTACAGATAAGCTAGACCCAAATAAATATGTGACTCCAACGAATAGGGAGTTACTTGCACAAGGTACAGGAAACATCATTTCTGGAATGATTGGTGGCTTGCCAATCACTCAGGTAATTGTTAGGAGTTCTGCTAATATACAGTCTGGTGGTCGAAGTAAAATGTCTGCAATAATCCATGGTTTTCTCTTGTTAATTTCTGTGATTTTAATTCCAAGATTACTCAACATGATTCCACTTTCTGTCTTGGCTGCAATCCTTTTAGTGGTAGGTTATAAGTTAGCAAAACCAGGATTGTTTATAAAAATGTATGAACTGGGTTGGAAACAATCTATTCCATTCGCAATAACAGTTTTGGGTATTGTTTTTATAGATCTTCTTTGGGGAATTGGCTTAGGTTTAGGGGTAGGAATTGTCGTTATTCTAATTAAAAGCTTCCAGAATTCTCACTTTTTACACATAGAAGATAAAAGTAATGGACAACATAATATAAAAATGACGCTAGCGGAAGAGGTGACCTTTTTTAATAAAGGAGCCATACTAAAAGAATTAGATAGCTTGCCTAGAGATACGTATTTAGAATTGGATGTAAGAAAAACCAGATATTTAGATAATGATATTATTGAGATTTTAGAAGATTTCGCCTTTAAAGCCAAAGAGCGAAATATAGACATCCGCTTAATATCAGAAAAAGGAATTGTTGAAAACCCAGAAAGCTTCATCGAATTTTTCAAATTTAGACCAAAAACAGCCTAA
- a CDS encoding tetratricopeptide repeat protein yields the protein MKKLSYIFLFICGLLSAQNEVVFDQANTLYNEGKFAEALDKYETILKGNQHSAELYFNIANAHYKLNHIAPSIYYYEKAAAMAPKDEEIMNNLAFANNMTIDAIENIPETSISKTLNKIKNVFSFDGWALLSVISVVLFVLLYLAYYFTFETGKKRLFFTGSVLSIFLTFTALAFTFHTYNVAKNNKPAIVFAQEAQVTSEPNSRSVEAFVLHEGTKVQVLDTVSHWKKIKLSDGKTGWIPETDIKLLNIF from the coding sequence ATGAAAAAATTAAGCTACATATTTCTATTCATTTGCGGACTACTTTCTGCACAAAATGAAGTGGTATTTGATCAGGCTAACACCTTATATAATGAAGGTAAGTTTGCTGAAGCATTAGATAAATATGAAACGATTTTAAAGGGTAATCAGCATTCTGCCGAATTGTATTTTAATATCGCCAATGCACATTATAAGCTAAACCATATTGCTCCAAGTATTTATTATTATGAAAAGGCCGCAGCTATGGCGCCAAAAGATGAGGAGATAATGAATAATTTGGCCTTTGCAAATAACATGACAATAGATGCCATAGAGAATATACCAGAGACCAGCATTTCTAAAACGCTAAATAAAATTAAAAACGTCTTTTCTTTTGATGGTTGGGCACTACTCTCTGTTATCTCGGTTGTCTTATTTGTCTTACTTTATTTAGCCTATTATTTTACTTTTGAAACAGGAAAAAAACGATTATTTTTTACAGGAAGTGTACTGTCCATTTTTTTAACCTTTACGGCATTAGCGTTTACTTTTCACACGTATAATGTAGCAAAAAATAATAAACCAGCCATAGTTTTTGCTCAGGAAGCTCAAGTAACAAGTGAACCCAATTCAAGAAGCGTAGAGGCCTTTGTTCTCCATGAAGGCACAAAAGTCCAGGTTTTAGATACTGTGAGTCACTGGAAAAAAATTAAACTTTCAGACGGAAAAACAGGATGGATACCAGAAACTGACATTAAATTGCTGAATATCTTTTAA